A genomic region of Vitreoscilla filiformis contains the following coding sequences:
- a CDS encoding DMT family transporter, with protein sequence MKLQDWITLVVLAAIWGGSFLFTRIAVPELGAVALAGCRVIGAALFLLPLLAWQRQLNGLRTYAGRLLLVGLTNSALPFACYGLAALVLTGGVLSVVNATAPLWTMVIAWLWLGERPGRGPVLGLALGVCGVAWLVADQAHLPTGQAGVSTGLGLLACLCAPLLYGFSANLSRRHMNGVPAMVQATGSQLAAGLWLLGPTCWMWPTHALTPTAWGATAALAIVCTGVAYVLFFRLINRIGASRAVTVTFLIPVFAMAWGSWWLHETITPTMLMACGVILLGTGLVTGALRWPLR encoded by the coding sequence ATGAAACTGCAAGATTGGATCACGCTGGTTGTGCTCGCTGCCATTTGGGGGGGATCGTTTTTGTTCACCCGCATCGCGGTGCCAGAACTGGGTGCGGTGGCACTGGCAGGATGCCGCGTCATCGGAGCGGCCTTGTTTTTATTGCCCTTGCTGGCCTGGCAACGCCAATTGAACGGCCTGCGCACTTACGCTGGCCGCCTGCTGCTGGTGGGGTTGACCAATTCGGCCCTGCCGTTCGCCTGTTACGGACTGGCGGCGTTGGTGCTGACCGGGGGCGTGCTGTCGGTGGTCAACGCCACGGCACCGCTTTGGACGATGGTCATCGCCTGGCTTTGGCTGGGTGAACGCCCCGGGCGCGGCCCTGTGCTCGGGCTGGCCTTGGGCGTGTGCGGCGTGGCGTGGTTGGTGGCCGATCAAGCGCACCTGCCCACCGGCCAGGCTGGGGTGAGTACCGGCCTGGGTTTGTTGGCGTGTTTGTGTGCGCCGCTGCTGTACGGGTTTTCCGCCAACCTGAGTCGGCGCCACATGAACGGCGTGCCAGCCATGGTGCAGGCCACGGGCAGCCAACTGGCCGCCGGGTTGTGGCTGCTCGGGCCCACGTGCTGGATGTGGCCAACGCATGCGCTCACGCCCACCGCTTGGGGGGCCACGGCGGCGCTGGCCATCGTTTGCACTGGCGTGGCTTATGTGTTGTTTTTCCGCTTGATCAACCGCATCGGTGCCAGCCGCGCAGTGACGGTGACGTTTCTCATCCCCGTGTTTGCCATGGCTTGGGGCAGCTGGTGGCTGCATGAAACCATCACCCCCACGATGCTGATGGCCTGTGGTGTGATTTTGCTGGGCACCGGGTTGGTGACCGGGGCGTTGCGCTGGCCGCTTCGCTGA
- a CDS encoding methylated-DNA--[protein]-cysteine S-methyltransferase, protein MSTSRPSSWVAQTLIETPLGCMRLAVTARGLGGAWFEGQRHHPGELNAPDVPTHPWLVQAREELSRYWAEPLAAAFTVPLDPAGTAFQQAVWSALRRIPTGHTWRYGQLATQLERPNAVRAVGAAIGRNPLSVIVPCHRVLGANGSLTGYAGGLTRKQALLNAEGVKVPA, encoded by the coding sequence ATGTCAACCTCTCGCCCCTCCTCCTGGGTCGCACAGACCCTCATTGAGACCCCATTGGGGTGCATGCGCTTGGCGGTCACGGCACGCGGTTTGGGCGGGGCGTGGTTTGAGGGCCAACGCCATCACCCCGGTGAACTGAACGCCCCCGACGTGCCCACCCACCCGTGGCTCGTCCAAGCCCGCGAAGAACTCAGCCGCTACTGGGCCGAACCGCTGGCCGCTGCGTTCACTGTGCCGCTTGATCCGGCGGGCACGGCCTTTCAGCAAGCCGTGTGGTCAGCGCTGCGCCGCATCCCGACAGGGCACACCTGGCGCTACGGCCAACTCGCCACCCAATTGGAGCGCCCGAACGCGGTGCGGGCCGTGGGTGCGGCCATCGGTCGCAACCCGTTGAGTGTCATCGTGCCGTGTCACCGCGTTCTGGGCGCCAACGGTTCGTTGACGGGTTATGCCGGCGGTTTGACGCGCAAACAAGCGTTGTTGAATGCAGAAGGCGTGAAGGTACCCGCATGA
- a CDS encoding 3-deoxy-D-manno-octulosonic acid transferase: MNTAFSPREALAYGAYTTLMRAALPLYGARVAWRGRQEPGYVEHWPQRLGWQLPTLAPGAVWVHAVSLGETKAAAPLIAALRAAQPDMRLLLTHTTATGREAGRALLRPGDAQAWLPYDTPGAVRRFLYTLRPKLGVLMETEIWPVLLHEAQRAGVPMVLANARLSERSARRGRRLAALLHPAGRALAQALAQTEADAQRLHAAGVPCVAVCGNLKYDLTPPPEQLAQGRRWREQLARPVLLFANTRDGEEQALLARWPAWRAQWRTALAAEPLLVIVPRHPQRFAAVAQWVRASGMRLAQRSQWRDDVPTDALRADVWLGDSLGELALYYACADVALLGGSFEPLGGHNLIEAAACACPMVLGPSTFNFAEAAVQAVQAGAAWQEPGLDAALIQAAEMLADTDWRAEAAEAAAHFSAAHRGAAQRMVEAMAAQLTAPAVG; this comes from the coding sequence TTGAACACGGCCTTCAGCCCGCGTGAGGCGCTGGCCTACGGCGCCTACACGACGCTGATGCGGGCCGCTCTGCCGCTGTACGGTGCGCGTGTAGCGTGGCGGGGGCGACAAGAGCCGGGCTACGTTGAACACTGGCCGCAGCGGCTCGGCTGGCAATTGCCGACCCTGGCGCCGGGGGCGGTGTGGGTGCATGCTGTTTCCTTGGGGGAAACCAAGGCCGCCGCGCCCCTGATTGCCGCCTTGCGCGCTGCGCAGCCGGACATGCGTTTGCTGCTCACCCACACCACGGCCACGGGCCGGGAAGCGGGGCGGGCGTTGCTGCGCCCCGGTGACGCACAGGCTTGGTTGCCCTATGACACCCCCGGCGCCGTGCGGCGTTTCCTGTACACCCTGCGCCCGAAGCTGGGGGTGCTGATGGAAACCGAAATTTGGCCCGTGCTGTTGCACGAAGCCCAGCGGGCCGGTGTGCCGATGGTGCTGGCCAATGCGCGGCTGAGTGAGCGCAGCGCCCGGCGTGGGCGCCGGCTGGCGGCGTTGTTGCATCCGGCGGGGCGGGCGCTGGCGCAAGCGTTGGCGCAAACCGAAGCCGATGCCCAGCGCCTGCACGCCGCTGGTGTGCCATGCGTGGCGGTGTGCGGCAACTTGAAATACGACCTCACGCCGCCGCCCGAGCAATTGGCACAGGGGCGACGTTGGCGGGAGCAACTGGCTCGGCCCGTGCTGCTGTTTGCCAACACCCGCGACGGAGAAGAACAAGCGCTGTTGGCCCGCTGGCCGGCGTGGCGGGCGCAATGGCGTACAGCGTTGGCGGCGGAACCGCTGCTGGTGATCGTGCCGCGCCATCCCCAGCGCTTTGCGGCGGTGGCACAGTGGGTGCGTGCCAGTGGGATGCGCCTGGCGCAACGCAGCCAGTGGCGTGACGACGTGCCCACCGATGCGTTGCGTGCCGACGTCTGGTTGGGCGATTCGCTGGGTGAGCTGGCGCTGTACTACGCTTGCGCCGACGTGGCCTTGTTGGGCGGCAGTTTTGAGCCCCTCGGTGGACACAACCTGATTGAAGCAGCGGCCTGTGCTTGCCCGATGGTGCTGGGCCCGTCAACGTTCAACTTTGCGGAAGCGGCGGTGCAGGCCGTTCAAGCGGGTGCCGCTTGGCAGGAGCCGGGGCTCGATGCCGCGCTGATCCAAGCCGCCGAAATGCTGGCCGACACCGATTGGCGCGCCGAAGCCGCCGAAGCCGCCGCGCATTTCAGCGCCGCGCATCGGGGTGCGGCGCAACGCATGGTCGAAGCCATGGCGGCTCAACTCACGGCGCCAGCAGTTGGGTGA
- a CDS encoding TolC family outer membrane protein produces MSLLSRFVPSRVAVLAALVGLAAASTAHAQSLSELLEAARNYDATFLSSKAQTDVARARAEQTGSLRLPNIGASASVTRNNTDFPYLPSGSNGSLSTTRQVALTLQQSLFNRANDFSIDQAESAVSLSEVSLLNAEQDLAVRVAQAYFDALAAQDTLTTIQASKKAVAEQLAATRRSFEVGLVPIIDEREAQARFDLAVAQELAAESDLRSKLDALDGLVGRRNVTPKSLRAPVALPMLQPVSVDEWITAAERNSLRIRQAQLELDTARAETAKAEAGHLPTVSLSASYARLQQDYATRTIPGQAYDGFGSNGSIGITVNVPLFAGFAIQGRVKETLALEERARLNLADVRRTVVQGTRTAFDLVLSGLTRVKSLETAETSSKTALEATQKGYQVGMRVNLDVLNAQAQLSQTQRDLAKARYDTLMISLKLRQLTGQLVQGDIDAITQLLAP; encoded by the coding sequence ATGTCGCTCTTGTCGCGCTTTGTTCCGTCTCGTGTTGCGGTGTTGGCCGCGTTGGTGGGGCTGGCAGCGGCCTCGACCGCACATGCCCAGAGCTTGAGTGAGTTGCTCGAAGCCGCTCGCAACTACGACGCCACTTTTCTGAGCAGCAAAGCCCAAACCGACGTCGCCCGCGCCCGGGCCGAGCAGACGGGTTCCCTGCGCCTGCCCAACATCGGCGCCAGCGCCAGCGTGACGCGCAACAACACCGATTTTCCTTACCTGCCTTCGGGCTCCAACGGTTCGCTCAGCACCACACGGCAGGTGGCGCTGACGCTGCAACAAAGCCTGTTCAATCGTGCCAATGATTTCAGCATCGATCAGGCCGAAAGCGCGGTCAGCTTGAGTGAAGTGTCGTTGCTCAACGCCGAGCAAGATTTGGCAGTGCGCGTGGCCCAAGCCTACTTCGACGCCCTCGCCGCCCAGGACACCCTGACCACCATCCAAGCCAGCAAAAAAGCCGTGGCCGAGCAACTGGCGGCCACCCGGCGCAGCTTTGAGGTGGGGTTGGTTCCCATCATTGATGAGCGCGAGGCTCAGGCCCGCTTCGATCTGGCTGTGGCGCAAGAACTGGCCGCTGAAAGCGACTTGCGCTCCAAGCTCGACGCCTTGGATGGTTTGGTGGGCCGCCGCAACGTGACCCCGAAATCGTTGCGCGCCCCGGTGGCCCTGCCCATGCTCCAACCGGTTTCGGTGGACGAGTGGATCACAGCAGCCGAACGCAACAGCCTGCGCATCCGCCAAGCCCAGCTCGAACTGGACACGGCCCGTGCCGAGACCGCCAAAGCCGAAGCAGGGCATTTACCAACGGTGTCACTGAGCGCGTCTTATGCACGCTTGCAGCAGGACTACGCCACCCGCACCATCCCTGGTCAAGCTTATGACGGTTTTGGCAGCAATGGTTCGATCGGCATCACGGTGAACGTGCCGCTGTTTGCTGGGTTTGCCATCCAAGGGCGCGTCAAGGAAACGCTGGCTTTGGAGGAGCGCGCCCGGCTGAATTTGGCCGATGTGCGCCGCACCGTGGTTCAAGGCACCCGCACCGCGTTTGACTTGGTGCTGAGCGGTTTGACACGGGTGAAATCGCTGGAAACCGCCGAAACTTCCAGTAAAACGGCCCTGGAGGCGACGCAAAAAGGCTACCAAGTCGGCATGCGCGTGAACTTGGACGTGCTCAACGCCCAAGCCCAGCTCTCCCAAACGCAACGCGATCTGGCCAAAGCCCGCTACGACACGTTGATGATCAGCCTCAAACTGCGCCAACTCACCGGCCAACTGGTGCAGGGGGACATCGACGCCATCACCCAACTGCTGGCGCCGTGA
- a CDS encoding phosphomannomutase/phosphoglucomutase yields MHVNASIFKAYDIRGIVGKTLDESVAEHLGRAFGTEAVQLGEKAVVVGRDGRLSGPALIEALKRGLASTGLEVIDLGAVTTPMVYYVAATRADIGCTSGIQVTGSHNPKDYNGFKMVLAGRAIYGDEIQGLRRRIEAEEYAQGSGSVRTLDIVPEYTQRITSDCQLARPMKIVVDSGNGIPGASGPAILRALGCEVIDLYSRVDGDFPNHHPDPSKPENLADLIKVVNATEAELGLAFDGDGDRLGVVTRDGQIIYPDRQLVLFARDILTRVPGGTIIYDVKCTQQLAPEIRAAGGVPLMWKTGHSLVKAKLKETGAPIAGEMSGHIFFAERWYGFDDAMYTAGRLLEILSRSDNPSAVLNALPTSFSTPELNVPCAEGEPHEVIRQLLAVADFPGAEITTTDGLRVDYPDGFGLVRASNTTPVLVLRFEGQTPDALHRIEADLMAALRRVKPDAQVGAAAH; encoded by the coding sequence ATGCACGTCAACGCATCGATCTTCAAGGCTTATGACATTCGCGGCATCGTCGGCAAAACGCTGGACGAATCCGTGGCCGAGCATTTGGGCCGCGCCTTCGGCACCGAGGCGGTTCAATTGGGCGAAAAAGCCGTGGTGGTGGGGCGCGATGGGCGCCTGTCCGGCCCGGCGCTGATTGAGGCGCTCAAGCGGGGCCTGGCGTCCACGGGGCTGGAGGTGATCGACCTGGGCGCGGTGACGACGCCGATGGTGTACTACGTCGCCGCCACGCGGGCAGACATTGGCTGCACCAGCGGCATCCAAGTCACCGGCAGCCACAACCCGAAGGATTACAACGGCTTCAAGATGGTGCTGGCCGGTCGGGCGATTTACGGTGATGAGATCCAGGGCCTGCGCCGCCGCATCGAAGCCGAGGAGTACGCGCAAGGCAGCGGCAGCGTCCGCACGCTGGACATCGTGCCCGAGTACACCCAGCGCATCACCTCGGATTGCCAACTGGCACGGCCCATGAAAATCGTGGTCGATTCGGGCAACGGCATCCCGGGCGCGAGCGGCCCGGCCATTTTGCGGGCGCTGGGCTGCGAGGTGATCGACTTGTACAGCCGCGTGGACGGAGATTTTCCGAACCACCATCCCGATCCGAGCAAGCCGGAAAACCTGGCCGACCTCATCAAAGTGGTGAACGCCACCGAGGCCGAACTCGGCTTGGCGTTTGATGGCGATGGCGATCGTTTGGGCGTCGTCACCCGCGATGGCCAGATCATCTACCCGGATCGGCAACTGGTGCTGTTCGCCCGGGACATTCTCACCCGCGTGCCCGGCGGCACCATCATCTACGACGTGAAATGCACCCAGCAGCTCGCACCCGAAATCCGCGCCGCCGGCGGCGTGCCGCTGATGTGGAAGACGGGGCATTCGCTGGTCAAGGCCAAGCTGAAGGAAACCGGGGCACCGATTGCTGGGGAAATGAGCGGCCACATCTTCTTCGCCGAACGTTGGTACGGGTTTGATGATGCGATGTACACCGCAGGTCGGTTGCTGGAAATTCTCTCTCGTTCGGACAACCCGAGCGCCGTGCTCAATGCCCTGCCCACCAGCTTCAGCACGCCAGAGCTGAACGTGCCGTGCGCTGAAGGCGAGCCGCACGAGGTGATCCGCCAACTGCTGGCCGTGGCCGATTTCCCGGGCGCGGAGATCACCACCACGGACGGTTTGCGCGTGGATTACCCGGACGGCTTCGGCTTGGTGCGTGCTTCCAATACCACGCCGGTGCTGGTGCTGCGCTTTGAGGGGCAGACGCCCGACGCGCTGCACCGCATCGAGGCGGATTTGATGGCCGCCCTGCGTCGTGTCAAGCCCGATGCCCAGGTGGGCGCGGCGGCGCATTGA